One window from the genome of Phocoena phocoena chromosome 15, mPhoPho1.1, whole genome shotgun sequence encodes:
- the PAX1 gene encoding paired box protein Pax-1, which translates to MKFTLGLGSRAWRVSWERAAAAAGGGALGSGSRRSSSPRPGRRGSRLARALPLCLSRGGGAPALPDRAGPSPGRLGARQPAGPRAMEQTYGEVNQLGGVFVNGRPLPNAIRLRIVELAQLGIRPCDISRQLRVSHGCVSKILARYNETGSILPGAIGGSKPRVTTPNVVKHIRDYKQGDPGIFAWEIRDRLLADGVCDKYNVPSVSSISRILRNKIGSLAQPGPYEASKQPPPQPALPYNHIYQYPYPSPVSPTGAKMGSHHGVPGTAGHVSIPRSWPSAHSVSNILGIRTFMEQTGALGGSEGAAYSPKMEDWAGVNRTAFPASPAVNGLEKPALEADIKYTQSASGLPAVGGFLPACAYPASNQHGVYSSPAGGYLAPGPPWPPAQGPPLAPPGAGVTVHGGELAAAVTFKHPSREVADRKPPSPGGKAPDGLGSLHGLPAPASTS; encoded by the exons ATGAAGTTCACCCTAGGCCTGGGGTCGCGGGCGTGGAGAGTGTCCTGggagcgggcggcggcggcggcgggcggcggcgcgCTCGGCAGCGGCTCACGGCGCTCTTCCAGCCCGCGGCCCGGCCGCCGCGGCTCTCGGCTCGCGCGCGCCCTCCCTCTATGCCTCTCCCGCGGCGGCGGCGCCCCAGCTCTCCCGGACCGCGCCGGGCCCAGCCCCGGCCGCCTCGGCGCCAGGCAGCCGGCCGGCCCGCGCGCCATGG AGCAGACGTACGGCGAGGTGAACCAGCTGGGCGGCGTGTTCGTCAACGGCCGCCCCCTGCCCAACGCCATCCGCCTGCGCATCGTGGAGCTGGCGCAGCTGGGCATCCGACCCTGTGACATCAGCCGGCAGCTTCGCGTATCCCACGGCTGCGTGAGCAAGATCCTGGCGCGCTACAACGAGACGGGCTCCATCCTGCCCGGGGCCATTGGGGGCAGCAAACCCCGCGTCACTACCCCCAACGTGGTCAAGCACATCCGGGACTACAAGCAGGGCGACCCCGGCATCTTTGCCTGGGAGATCCGCGACCGGCTGCTAGCCGACGGCGTCTGCGACAAGTACAACGTGCCCTCTGTGAGTTCCATCAGCCGCATCCTGCGCAATAAGATTGGCAGCCTGGCGCAGCCCGGCCCGTACGAGGCGAGCAAGCAGCCGCCGCCGCAGCCGGCGCTGCCCTATAACCACATCTACCAGTATCCCTACCCCAGCCCCGTGTCGCCCACGGGCGCCAAGATGGGCAGCCACCACGGGGTCCCGGGCACAGCGGGCCACGTCAGCATCCCCCGTTCATGGCCCTCGGCTCACTCGGTCAGCAATATCCTGGGCATCCGGACGTTTATGGAGCAAACAG GGGCCCTGGGGGGGAGCGAAGGCGCCGCCTACTCCCCGAAGATGGAAGACTGGGCCGGCGTGAACCGCACGGCCTTCCCCGCCAGCCCAGCCGTGAACGGGCTCGAGAAACCTGCCTTGGAGGCAGACATTAAATACACGCAG TCGGCCTCCGGCCTCCCCGCGGTGGGCGGCTTCCTCCCGGCCTGCGCCTACCCGGCCTCCAACCAGCACGGTGTGTACAGCTCGCCGGCCGGCGGCTACCTCGCCCCGGGCCCGCCGTGGCCGCCGGCGCAAGGGCCCCCGCTGGCGCCCCCCGGGGCCGGCGTCACCGTACACGGCGGGGAGCTTGCCGCAGCCGTGACCTTCAAGCATCCCAGCCGAGAAG TGGCCGACCGGAAGCCGCCCAGCCCCGGCGGCAAGGCCCCCGACGGCCTCGGGAGCTTACACGGACTGCCCGCTCCGGCCTCGACCTCCTAG